ATTATAAGGATAAAGTATATCGTGAAACTTATACTTTCTTATAATTCAAAATAAGTACAGGAGGGCTATGCAGGTGAGTAAAAAAATCAATCTACTGATGTTCAGCGGAGAATACGACAAAGCCATGGCGGGACTAATTCTAGCGAATGCCGCGAGAGATATTGATGTCGAGGTTACGATGTTTTTCTCTTTTTGGGGCCTGTTCCTAGTGCGTGATCCGGAGAAAATGACACTCGAGGATAAAAGTATTTATGAGAAGCTGATGGATGTCATTACGCCAAAGGGTCCTGGGCAGCTACCACTCTCCCATCTGAACTTCAGCGGGCTGGGTCGAATGATGCTAGAGGAAATGATGGAGGAGCAAGGAGCGCCGAAACTGATTCATTTTTTAAAAGGGGCTCGTAAAAAAAACATCAAGTTCTATGCCTGCAAGCT
The window above is part of the Paenibacillus sp. FSL K6-0276 genome. Proteins encoded here:
- a CDS encoding DsrE/DsrF/DrsH-like family protein, with protein sequence MSKKINLLMFSGEYDKAMAGLILANAARDIDVEVTMFFSFWGLFLVRDPEKMTLEDKSIYEKLMDVITPKGPGQLPLSHLNFSGLGRMMLEEMMEEQGAPKLIHFLKGARKKNIKFYACKLSVEIMGFKTEELLPEVEIIDAAAYLRDALESDVQLFI